GGTCAGCCGCCGGTCGTGCGCCGGGCGTCGAACGTCATCGTCCATCTCCGGATCGTCGCGCCCCGGCCCCGACGGCACCAGTGGTCAGAACGGGTGCCTGCGGGGCCGGTGGTCCGGCGGGTGCCGGGCTGGGGGGCCGGGAGGCGAACAGCACGCCCGCGACGACCACCAGACCGGCCACCAGCTCGGTCGGGTCGACGCGCTCGTCGAGCAGCAGCCACGAGCTGAGGACGCCGACCACGGGCACGAGCATCGAGAACGGGGCCACCACGCCGGCCGGGTGCCGGGACAGCAGCGCGTTCCAGATCCCGTAGCCCAGCAGGGTGGCCACCACGACGATGTAGAGCAGCCCGAGCACCGAGGGCAGCGCGTCGAGGGTGGGGGCGGTGCGCAGGGCGGTCAGCACGCGGTCCGGGCCCTCCACGAGCAGCGAGAGCACCAGCATCGGCAGCGGCGGCACGACCGACATCCACAGGGTCAGGTGGAGGGGCTTCGGGGCCCGGGCCTGCCGGCTGCACACGTTGCCGAACGCCCAGCCGAGGGCGCCGCAGAGGGTCAGCACCACCGGCAGGAGGGCGGCGACCTGGGCGCGGTGGACGGCGATGACGGCCAGCCCGAGGACGGCGACGGCGATGCCGACCGCCTGGCGGCGGGTGATCCGCTCGCGCAGCCAGACGCCGGCGATCAGGACGGTGAACGGCGCCGAGGCCTGCAGCACCAGCGACGCGAGACCGCTCGGCATGCCGGCGGCCATGCCGAGGTAGAGGAACGCGAACTGCAGCAGCCCGATCCCGAGCCCGACCCCGAGCAGCCAGCGCAGCGGCACCTGCGGGCGGGGGACCAGGAGCAGTGCCGGCACGGCGACCAGGGTGAAGCGGAGCGCCACCATGAGCAGCGGCGGGAAGTGCTCGAGGGCGATGGCGGTGGCCGGGAAGTTCAGCCCCCAGACGACGGCGACGAGCAGGGCGCGGAGCTGGTCGCGGGGAGGCACGACGACCATCCTCGCGGCCCTGACGGTGAAGGACAAACGACTTCTGCTCACGTCACGGTGTAGCGTCGCTCATGTGTCGAGACCGACGGTGGAGCATCTGGAGCTGCTCCGCGAGCTGCACGACCGCGGCAGCCTGGCCGCTGTCGCGGCGGCCCTGCACAAGACGCCGTCGGCGCTGTCGCAGCAGCTGAAGGCCGCGCAGCGCGAGCTGGGCGTGCCGCTGGTGGCGCGGTCGGGGCGGGGGCTGCAGCTCACGGACGCCGGGACCGCGCTGGCCCGCAGTGCGGTGGGGGTGGCCACCGCGCTGGCCGAGGCGGAGGCCTCCTGGCAGC
The window above is part of the Friedmanniella luteola genome. Proteins encoded here:
- a CDS encoding EamA family transporter — its product is MPPRDQLRALLVAVVWGLNFPATAIALEHFPPLLMVALRFTLVAVPALLLVPRPQVPLRWLLGVGLGIGLLQFAFLYLGMAAGMPSGLASLVLQASAPFTVLIAGVWLRERITRRQAVGIAVAVLGLAVIAVHRAQVAALLPVVLTLCGALGWAFGNVCSRQARAPKPLHLTLWMSVVPPLPMLVLSLLVEGPDRVLTALRTAPTLDALPSVLGLLYIVVVATLLGYGIWNALLSRHPAGVVAPFSMLVPVVGVLSSWLLLDERVDPTELVAGLVVVAGVLFASRPPSPAPAGPPAPQAPVLTTGAVGAGARRSGDGR